The sequence TGAGACACGACGATAACGGTTCCCTCAAATTTTTTTAGCGCATCCTCAATAATTTTGCGGGAATTAATGTCGAGATGATTTGTGGGTTCGTCAAGAAGCAAAAAATTCGCTCCAACAAGTGATAACTTTGCCAGAGCGACTCTTGAGCGCTCCCCGCCAGAAAATGTTTTTATTAGCCTTTTAGCATCGTCACCACTTATCGAGAACGCTCCAAGGTATGACATCGCTTCCTCGTATGTCATTTGCGGTGCAAGCTTTTGAATCTCCTCAAGCGGCGTTGAATAATCGTCGAGGTCATCGAAGTCCTGAGCGTAATAACCCACAACAACACCAGCTCCGAGCTTTATCTCCCCCTCAATAAGAGGAAGGCGTCCTGATATAAGCTTCAGAAGTGTGGTCTTTCCGCAACCATTCCTGCCGACGACTCCGATTTTATCACCTCTGCCCACGACCGTGCTAAAACCCGAAAATAATTTGTTACCGTCATATGCGTAGGACAGATTCTTTATTTCGAGCACTTTATCGCCGCTTCGCCGTTTTATATCAAGCTTTATCCTGAAACCCTTATCGTATATGGGCTCCTTTATGCGCTCGAGCCGCTGAAGCATTTTTATACGCGATTGCGCTTGTTTGGTTCGCTGCCCGGCGATGTTTCTTCTAATGAATTCTTCGGTTCTCTTTATCAGTTGCTGCTGATGTTTATATTGCTTTTCCTGCTTCTCGATAAGTTCTCTTTTCTGCTTCTCGAAACTCGAGTAATTGCCCACGAAAATGCGTAATTTGCCTTCGTAAAGTTCGGCGACCCTGTCCGCTACGAGGTCGAGGAAAAATCTGTCGTGGCTGACAAGCACAAAGGGCTTCTTCAAGTTGCGCAGGAAATCCGCAAGCCACACGAGTCCATCATAATCGATATGATTGGTCGGCTCATCAAAAAACATAATATCAGGCTCCAGAACGAGCATAGCTGCTATTGCAGCACGATTCTTTTCACCACCCGAAAGAAGATTAACAGGCTTTTCGAAATGCTCCTCTTTGAAACCAAGCTTTCCAAGAATTTCTTTTGCCCTGCTTTCTCGCGCGAACCCGCCGAGTGCCTGAAATTCAGCCATCAGGTTGTCCATATTTTCGCCATCGTTGTCAAAAGAGGATAATGTTTTGTAAAGCTTCCACCAGCGCGCATCTTGTGAAAGGACAGCATCAAGAAGCTTATCTTCGCCCTCGAGCCTTTCTTCCTGTTTAAGAAATGCTATTTTTAGCCCCTTTTTCCTGAATATCTCTCCCGATGTGGGTTCTAACTCCCCGGCAAGAACGCGAAGTAAAGTGGTCTTTCCCAATCCGTTTCTTCCGACCAGCGCAAGGCGCGTTGAATCAGTTATAGTTAACGACACATCCGAGAATATCTCGTTAGAACCATAGGAAAAGCTTACTTTGTCGGCTATTATAAGGTCCATTTCCGCATAATATAGTTTTAGCAATTATTTTTTCAATTTATTCTTGACAAAAAGTATGATGATATTAGAATTGGGTTTTGGAAGGAGGCGAGATATGGGTAAGAGAAAACAGCGAACATTCATGGATAAAATAGCCAAGGGGACTGGTCCAAGAGGCGAGAGATGCCCCGTTTGCGGCGAGATTATCCAGTTAATAAAAATTATTCGTCCCTACAAAACTCCGAGCGGAAACTGGAGATACAGAGAGTTCGTCGCGCATGTTTGCAAGTGCAACGAAAAGGAAATGCTCGCTGATACTCCGATGGAAGTAAGCT is a genomic window of bacterium containing:
- a CDS encoding ABC-F family ATP-binding cassette domain-containing protein, which translates into the protein MDLIIADKVSFSYGSNEIFSDVSLTITDSTRLALVGRNGLGKTTLLRVLAGELEPTSGEIFRKKGLKIAFLKQEERLEGEDKLLDAVLSQDARWWKLYKTLSSFDNDGENMDNLMAEFQALGGFARESRAKEILGKLGFKEEHFEKPVNLLSGGEKNRAAIAAMLVLEPDIMFFDEPTNHIDYDGLVWLADFLRNLKKPFVLVSHDRFFLDLVADRVAELYEGKLRIFVGNYSSFEKQKRELIEKQEKQYKHQQQLIKRTEEFIRRNIAGQRTKQAQSRIKMLQRLERIKEPIYDKGFRIKLDIKRRSGDKVLEIKNLSYAYDGNKLFSGFSTVVGRGDKIGVVGRNGCGKTTLLKLISGRLPLIEGEIKLGAGVVVGYYAQDFDDLDDYSTPLEEIQKLAPQMTYEEAMSYLGAFSISGDDAKRLIKTFSGGERSRVALAKLSLVGANFLLLDEPTNHLDINSRKIIEDALKKFEGTVIVVSHDRFFLDAVAQKIWAFENGTIREYYGNFSYYLSKRLQRQTLRRKVSVKKTEPRETSEKQLKNKLRKLKTAIMELEKQIEELEKERERILSLMGQPFVVKDPQRIKSVSHQFELIETELKSLWSRWEQNSIELEEIMDILGVEER